A window of the Haloquadratum walsbyi C23 genome harbors these coding sequences:
- a CDS encoding aminopeptidase: MDPRIRDHAQTVIDHSTDIDSGDRVVIGAPAAASDLVIALYEECANRGAHPVSLQNDSRATRAFLQNYTDTDDFETPSHLLALYQEMDTYIAIRGDENATETADVNPETNAAYRRAMQPVLQERLSKTWCLTQYPTTGNAQLAGMSTEAYENFVWDAVGLDWNAQREHQSQLVDILADADEVRIQSGSNTDVTMRIAGNTALNDYGEKNLPGGEVFTAPIKHSVEGEVHFDMPLYRQGREIEDVRVQFNEGYVESYSAGRNETVLDGIFATDEGARYLGELGIGMNRAIDQFSYNMLFDEKMGDTVHMAVGSAYAETVGEDNERNESAEHVDMIVDMSEDSTIEVDGEIIQRNGTFIFEEEF; this comes from the coding sequence ATGGACCCGCGTATTCGGGATCACGCGCAGACGGTAATTGATCATTCAACTGATATTGACAGTGGGGACCGCGTTGTCATCGGTGCACCTGCAGCAGCCTCAGACCTTGTGATTGCACTCTATGAGGAATGTGCAAATCGAGGTGCGCATCCAGTGTCACTGCAAAATGACTCTCGGGCAACACGCGCATTCTTGCAGAATTATACCGATACTGATGATTTCGAAACGCCATCACACTTGCTTGCATTATATCAGGAAATGGATACATATATTGCTATCCGCGGTGACGAAAACGCGACCGAGACCGCTGATGTCAATCCTGAGACGAACGCTGCATATCGTCGAGCAATGCAGCCAGTGCTTCAAGAACGATTATCAAAGACATGGTGTCTGACACAGTATCCGACCACAGGCAACGCACAGTTAGCTGGAATGAGCACTGAGGCGTATGAGAACTTTGTGTGGGATGCAGTTGGATTAGACTGGAACGCCCAACGCGAGCATCAATCACAATTAGTTGATATTCTTGCTGATGCGGATGAGGTTCGGATCCAATCAGGGTCCAACACAGATGTCACGATGCGTATCGCTGGAAATACCGCGCTTAATGACTACGGTGAAAAGAATCTTCCCGGTGGTGAAGTCTTCACTGCGCCAATCAAGCATTCTGTTGAGGGTGAAGTTCATTTCGATATGCCACTGTATCGACAAGGTCGTGAAATCGAAGATGTTCGAGTGCAATTCAACGAAGGTTATGTTGAGTCCTACAGTGCTGGTCGGAATGAGACGGTTCTTGATGGAATCTTTGCGACTGATGAGGGAGCGCGGTATCTTGGTGAACTTGGTATTGGAATGAATCGTGCTATTGATCAATTTAGCTATAATATGCTTTTTGATGAAAAAATGGGTGACACAGTGCATATGGCTGTCGGGTCTGCGTATGCAGAGACAGTCGGAGAAGATAATGAGCGAAATGAAAGTGCCGAACACGTTGATATGATCGTCGACATGAGTGAAGACTCAACAATTGAAGTCGACGGTGAGATTATCCAGCGCAATGGGACGTTTATTTTCGAAGAAGAGTTTTAA
- the lrp gene encoding HTH-type transcriptional regulator Lrp — MTYENLDAKLINALLGDGRASLRSLAEELDVSVTTVSNHLRDLENESVVEGYTPRVNYDAIGYDVTAIIQLKVEGSALPSITNRLEKQKQMTTVYEVTGDYDVIAVGKFRDTDGMNDQIKELLTDTDIRESNTSVVLNPVAENEQFNLTLTE; from the coding sequence ATGACGTATGAAAATCTCGACGCAAAACTGATTAATGCATTACTTGGGGACGGTCGAGCTAGTCTTCGCAGTCTTGCTGAGGAACTTGATGTCTCTGTCACAACAGTCTCGAACCATCTTCGCGATCTTGAAAATGAAAGCGTCGTTGAAGGATACACCCCACGTGTGAATTATGATGCAATCGGCTATGATGTGACAGCAATCATTCAACTGAAAGTCGAAGGAAGTGCGCTTCCTAGTATCACAAATCGACTTGAAAAACAAAAACAAATGACAACTGTTTATGAAGTCACTGGTGATTATGATGTGATTGCTGTCGGGAAATTTCGTGATACCGATGGCATGAATGATCAAATCAAAGAGCTGCTCACGGATACCGACATTCGAGAGTCGAACACCAGTGTGGTACTCAACCCAGTTGCCGAAAATGAACAGTTTAATCTCACACTGACCGAGTGA
- the glnA gene encoding type I glutamate--ammonia ligase encodes MTDENKSDSATTDGGLSAEAQRVIDQIEEGDVEFLRLQFTDILGTVKNVAIPVSRAEKAFKDGIYFDGSSIEGFVRIQESDMRLKPDPSTFAVLPWRSGRSARLICDVINTSTGEPFAGDPRAVLKETIERANEMGFTINTSSEPEFFLFEEDEDGRATTKTNDAGGYFDLAPKDLASDIRREIIHGLEEMDFNIEASHHEVAEGQYEINFEYESALTTADNIATFRTVVRAIAAQHDLHATFMPKPIAKINGSGMHTHISLFDENGNNAFHDESDEFNLSETAHSFLAGVLEHAPAITAIANPTVNSYKRLVPGYEAPVYVAWSDRNRSALIRKPAARVPAASRIELRSPDPSCNPYLALAAIITAGLNGIDDGLEAPDPIRENIYEFDEETRMEYGIDTLPGNLGEAIDALDSDEVIQGALGDHVYNKFAEAKTQEYDEFRVDVSDWELDRYLETY; translated from the coding sequence ATGACGGACGAAAATAAGTCTGATTCGGCAACCACTGACGGTGGACTTTCAGCAGAAGCACAGCGTGTCATCGATCAAATTGAAGAAGGAGATGTTGAATTCCTTCGGTTACAATTTACTGACATACTTGGGACTGTAAAAAACGTCGCAATCCCGGTCTCGCGAGCAGAAAAAGCATTTAAAGATGGGATCTATTTTGATGGATCCAGTATTGAAGGATTCGTCCGGATTCAAGAATCCGATATGCGATTAAAACCAGACCCATCAACATTCGCCGTTCTTCCATGGCGCAGCGGTCGATCAGCACGTCTGATTTGTGATGTGATTAATACATCAACGGGCGAGCCATTTGCAGGTGACCCACGTGCAGTTTTGAAGGAAACAATCGAGCGCGCGAATGAGATGGGGTTCACCATTAATACATCTTCTGAGCCGGAATTCTTCCTCTTTGAAGAGGATGAGGACGGTCGGGCAACGACAAAGACGAATGATGCAGGTGGTTACTTTGATCTTGCACCGAAAGATCTCGCATCAGATATTCGTCGAGAGATTATTCATGGGCTTGAGGAGATGGACTTCAATATTGAGGCAAGCCATCATGAGGTTGCAGAAGGGCAGTACGAGATTAACTTTGAATATGAGAGTGCGCTCACAACCGCTGATAATATCGCGACATTCCGGACGGTTGTTCGCGCAATCGCAGCACAACACGACTTGCATGCGACATTCATGCCAAAGCCAATCGCGAAGATCAACGGCTCGGGAATGCACACGCACATCTCACTATTCGATGAGAACGGAAACAACGCATTCCATGATGAGAGTGATGAGTTTAATCTCTCAGAGACAGCTCATTCATTCCTTGCTGGAGTTCTTGAGCACGCACCGGCTATCACGGCTATTGCAAATCCAACAGTAAATAGCTACAAACGTCTTGTCCCTGGATACGAGGCACCAGTGTATGTCGCGTGGTCTGACCGCAATCGTTCAGCCCTTATTCGAAAGCCGGCTGCGCGGGTTCCAGCAGCCTCACGGATTGAGCTTCGCTCACCAGATCCATCATGTAATCCGTACCTTGCACTTGCAGCAATCATTACTGCTGGATTGAACGGTATTGATGATGGGCTTGAGGCTCCTGATCCAATCCGTGAGAATATTTATGAGTTCGATGAAGAGACTCGGATGGAATATGGAATTGATACTCTCCCAGGTAACCTTGGTGAGGCAATTGATGCACTTGACTCCGATGAAGTTATTCAGGGTGCTCTTGGGGACCATGTGTATAATAAATTCGCTGAAGCAAAAACACAAGAATACGATGAGTTCCGTGTCGATGTCTCTGATTGGGAACTTGATAGATACCTCGAGACATACTGA
- a CDS encoding phosphatase PAP2 family protein, whose protein sequence is MQSIHPGICLIGFDNTEMISSSVLSVLATRGIGELRVLSDIPEIVVAVFRILTHLGSPYTLFAMISILYLFGRRGLLVRRRAAFILAIEIAAIAITVGLKHLFALPRPPVSYRSGFGFPSGHAIGTTVFWGAAALLTERWQWWRRVALAGGVIIIVAASRVIIGVHYVVDVFAGIAVGVALLALIIMTVGSGLEMGGNMSALVRPTHTDVTAMFGVAAILTISSIMIAPNEIAVLLGTGMAATGAAIWHKYGRTFGAIRVPITLRTVIIGGICITIGFTALITTVIMSTTVYVAQFGTMINPVSIASYAIATGSLAAVIILASPSITDRII, encoded by the coding sequence ATGCAGTCGATTCATCCCGGAATTTGCTTGATTGGATTCGATAATACAGAAATGATATCTTCTAGCGTGCTTAGCGTATTGGCTACGCGCGGAATCGGCGAGTTACGTGTTCTCAGCGATATTCCAGAGATAGTAGTGGCGGTCTTTCGGATATTGACGCACCTTGGGAGCCCATATACACTATTTGCTATGATATCAATATTATATCTCTTTGGTCGACGCGGACTTCTTGTTCGACGACGAGCAGCATTCATTCTTGCTATTGAGATTGCTGCAATCGCGATCACAGTTGGATTGAAGCATTTGTTCGCATTGCCCCGTCCACCAGTGTCATATCGCAGTGGGTTTGGCTTCCCAAGTGGACATGCAATCGGGACAACCGTATTTTGGGGCGCAGCAGCGTTGTTGACTGAACGCTGGCAGTGGTGGCGACGAGTTGCTCTTGCTGGTGGTGTGATTATTATTGTCGCTGCGTCTCGGGTTATTATTGGCGTGCACTATGTTGTCGATGTTTTTGCCGGGATCGCGGTTGGTGTTGCTCTATTAGCTCTTATTATTATGACCGTTGGGTCAGGACTTGAGATGGGTGGAAATATGAGCGCGCTTGTTCGACCAACGCATACGGATGTCACTGCAATGTTCGGAGTCGCCGCCATCCTCACAATCTCCTCTATCATGATTGCACCGAATGAGATTGCAGTTCTTCTTGGAACTGGTATGGCAGCAACAGGTGCTGCTATTTGGCACAAATATGGACGAACATTCGGTGCTATACGAGTTCCAATTACGTTACGAACTGTTATTATCGGCGGAATATGCATCACCATCGGATTCACTGCGTTGATAACCACCGTAATAATGAGCACTACGGTGTATGTAGCTCAATTTGGAACGATGATCAATCCCGTTTCTATTGCATCTTATGCCATCGCAACAGGCAGCCTTGCTGCGGTAATAATACTTGCTTCGCCGTCTATTACCGATCGAATCATATAA